One segment of Desulfovibrio sp. X2 DNA contains the following:
- a CDS encoding DsbA family protein → MRTIVLLLASLLTITACAGADKRDDKALREEMRTILHEHPDILLDVLRENKIAVYEIVEQGVAAKQAAEEQKRLDSEIKNPLQPTYDPSRPVLGNPSAPYLMVGYSDFLCPYCARAAKTISELVKKHPEVRFQFKHFPRTSLSMTLAKTFEAIGMQDPAKAWEFHDQVFARQEELEHAPQKTLDDILAGLHLDMARLAKDVKDQKIADEIEADAAEAQKFGFRGTPSFVLGGVSIRGAWPLEKYEEVLKTVEASHAAGSGAN, encoded by the coding sequence ATGCGCACCATCGTCCTGCTTCTTGCCAGCCTCCTGACCATCACCGCCTGCGCCGGCGCCGACAAACGCGACGACAAAGCCCTGCGCGAGGAAATGCGCACCATCCTGCACGAGCACCCCGACATCCTCCTCGACGTCCTGCGCGAGAACAAGATCGCGGTCTACGAGATCGTGGAACAGGGCGTTGCCGCCAAGCAGGCTGCCGAGGAGCAGAAGCGCCTCGACTCCGAGATCAAGAATCCGCTCCAGCCGACCTACGATCCGAGCCGTCCCGTGCTCGGCAACCCGTCCGCGCCCTACCTCATGGTCGGCTACTCCGATTTCCTCTGCCCCTATTGCGCCCGGGCGGCGAAGACCATCAGCGAGCTCGTCAAGAAGCACCCCGAGGTCCGCTTCCAGTTCAAGCACTTCCCGCGCACCTCGCTCTCCATGACCCTGGCCAAGACCTTCGAGGCCATCGGCATGCAGGACCCCGCCAAGGCCTGGGAATTCCACGACCAGGTCTTCGCCCGCCAGGAAGAACTGGAGCACGCGCCCCAGAAGACCCTGGACGACATCCTCGCCGGACTGCATCTGGACATGGCGCGTCTGGCCAAGGACGTGAAGGATCAGAAGATCGCCGACGAGATCGAGGCGGACGCCGCCGAAGCCCAGAAGTTCGGCTTCAGGGGCACGCCCTCCTTCGTCCTCGGCGGCGTCTCGATCCGCGGCGCCTGGCCGCTCGAGAAGTACGAGGAAGTGCTCAAGACCGTCGAAGCCAGCCACGCCGCCGGGAGCGGCGCGAACTAG
- the rfaD gene encoding ADP-glyceromanno-heptose 6-epimerase — translation MYVVTGGAGFIGSAFIWKLNQMGIDRILVVDELGHDEKWKNLVGLRYEEYLHKDAFLETVSAGRDPWGIRALVHMGACSSTTESDADFLMRNNLRYTQILAGFCAEKRVRMVNASSAATYGDGNLGFSDDLETMKRLRPLNMYGYSKQLFDLWAHRHGLLDRLASLKFFNVYGPNEYHKADMMSVICKAHRQIGETGRLRLFKSYHPDYGHGESKRDFIYVKDCLEVMWWLLENPRVNGVFNVGTGRARSWNDLAAAVFGAMGKPVEVEYIEMPEAIRGKYQYFTEAPMGKLRTAGFDREFTSLEDGAADYVRNYLAQDDPYLDALG, via the coding sequence ATGTACGTCGTTACCGGAGGAGCCGGATTCATCGGCAGCGCCTTCATCTGGAAGCTCAACCAGATGGGCATCGACAGGATTCTGGTCGTGGACGAGCTGGGGCATGACGAGAAATGGAAGAACCTCGTGGGCCTGCGCTACGAGGAATATCTCCACAAGGACGCGTTCCTCGAGACCGTGTCCGCCGGACGGGATCCCTGGGGCATCCGCGCCCTGGTGCACATGGGCGCGTGTTCATCGACCACGGAGAGCGACGCCGACTTCCTGATGCGCAACAACCTGCGCTATACGCAGATACTGGCCGGATTCTGCGCCGAGAAGCGGGTGCGCATGGTCAATGCGTCGAGTGCCGCGACCTACGGGGACGGCAATCTCGGCTTCTCGGACGATCTCGAGACCATGAAGCGGCTTCGGCCCCTCAACATGTACGGCTACTCCAAGCAGCTCTTCGACCTCTGGGCGCATCGCCACGGCCTGCTCGACCGCCTGGCCAGCCTCAAGTTCTTCAACGTCTATGGCCCCAACGAGTACCACAAGGCCGACATGATGAGCGTCATCTGCAAGGCCCATCGCCAGATCGGCGAGACCGGCAGGCTCAGGCTCTTCAAGTCCTATCATCCCGACTACGGACACGGCGAGTCCAAGCGGGACTTCATCTACGTCAAGGACTGCCTCGAGGTCATGTGGTGGCTGCTCGAGAACCCGCGCGTCAACGGCGTGTTCAACGTCGGCACGGGGCGGGCGCGCAGCTGGAACGACCTGGCCGCCGCGGTCTTCGGGGCCATGGGCAAGCCGGTCGAGGTCGAGTACATCGAGATGCCCGAGGCCATCCGCGGCAAGTACCAGTACTTCACCGAGGCGCCCATGGGGAAGCTGCGCACGGCGGGCTTCGACCGCGAGTTCACGAGCCTCGAGGACGGAGCGGCCGACTACGTGCGCAACTATCTGGCCCAGGACGATCCCTATCTCGACGCGCTCGGGTAG
- the hisH gene encoding imidazole glycerol phosphate synthase subunit HisH: MLVILDYKAGNQTSVSRALSYLGITNTISADPAAIEAASGIVFPGVGAAGQAMRELTTTGLDAVLKVQVQKGKPLLGICVGCQILLDYSAENDTTTLGIVPGQCAMFNAAWNDEDGQPIKVPHMGWNKLSRVKESPLLRGIDPEAEFYFVHSYYPVPKDEFVIATTDYGTSFCSVHGRDGLWAVQFHAEKSGRPGLRLLANFADYCKEERRAQ; this comes from the coding sequence ATGCTCGTTATCCTCGACTACAAGGCCGGCAACCAGACCTCGGTCAGCCGCGCCCTCTCCTATCTGGGCATCACGAACACCATCTCCGCCGACCCCGCCGCGATCGAGGCCGCAAGCGGCATCGTCTTCCCCGGCGTGGGCGCCGCGGGGCAGGCCATGCGGGAGCTGACCACGACCGGCCTGGACGCGGTGCTGAAGGTCCAGGTCCAGAAAGGAAAGCCGCTGCTCGGCATTTGCGTCGGCTGCCAGATCCTGCTCGACTACTCCGCCGAGAACGACACCACCACGCTGGGCATCGTCCCCGGACAGTGCGCCATGTTCAATGCCGCCTGGAACGACGAGGACGGCCAGCCCATCAAGGTGCCGCACATGGGCTGGAACAAGCTCTCAAGGGTCAAGGAGAGCCCGCTGCTCCGGGGCATCGATCCGGAGGCTGAGTTCTATTTCGTGCACTCCTACTATCCGGTGCCCAAGGACGAATTCGTCATCGCCACCACGGACTACGGCACCAGCTTCTGCTCGGTGCACGGCCGTGACGGCCTGTGGGCCGTGCAGTTCCACGCCGAGAAGAGCGGACGCCCGGGACTTCGGCTGCTTGCGAACTTCGCCGACTACTGCAAGGAGGAGCGCCGTGCTCAGTAA